TTTTTTCCACTTTAGAaagtttctcttcttcctgtatCCGGAAATTTTCCTCTACTGTCAATTTCCTGTggagtttcatttcattttcttgatagaaTTCAGTCATTATTTTAAGTTTCTGTTGAAGCTTCTGATTCTCACTTtcaaaatacatgttttctgACTGCAAAGATGCTTGTTGAGTCTGAAGATTTTTAATATGCTCTGTAAGCTCTTCCTTTGTTTTGTCAACTTCAGATAACTCAATAAGAATGTGGTTTCTTTCTCCTTCCGAGGTTttcaaagaaacatttaactTAGCAGCATGAATCAGTTTCTTCAAAGCTCCTGTTGGAGGATCATCTAAGTAAGCACCATTTTCCGATTCACCGTTCACTTCTAATTCCGAGTTATCATCATCCGTTATGTCCTCTCCAAGCACAGCAGCCCGATCTTTCATCTTTAGCAAGCGTCCAGTCAGAGTTTTGATgtgattttctttatcatttagaACTTGTTCTGCGTGTGCTTTGGAGTcttcaaatgttattttctgtttattaagtTCACTCACTTGTTCTTTCCATACTTCAGCTTCTTGCAAAAGCCGCTTCTGGCTTTCCTGAAGTTGAGAATTTTCATTCAAAGCATCTTGTATTGCTATCTCGCGTCGTTCTTCACTCATGTTAAAGATCTTGCAGATGATTTTGGCTTCTGCTATTTGTGATTTCAGGAATTTTGACTCATCTTCTAGAGCCTGTATCTTTTTTGAAATATCTGCCATCAATTCATCTTGTTGAGAatgtttagatttctcttctttgaaCTCTTTTTCTAGACAGAGGATTTCATCCTCAAGTTCAGAATTGGACCTGTTCAGCTTTTCACAAGTTGCCTCCAAACTTCGTGCTTCTGCTGCCACCTTCTCAAAGCTGGCATCCTGTAAAGACGACTCTGCTTCATAGGCTTCGTACTCTTTTTGAATAAGGCTAAATTTTTCAAgtagtttacatttttcttcaattaGTCCAGAAAGCGTTGCAGcaagttgtttttctcttcccACATAAAGCCGACTCCTAACGGATCTAAAAGCTCTCCACAGAAAAAGGGGAACAGCAAAAAATCCAACAACGGCTGCACATACCACCAGTTCCCATGGAAAACCATAAGGATTCGAATATGGTCTCCTACTTTCAGGCAGTGCTGCCACATCCCTGCGTAGCTCCTCCAGGACCAGCCCCAGATAGGGCTGAGGGGTAGCGCCGGGCTCCTCCATAGCGCCGAGGCTGCTCTGGGGTCTCCGCAGTAACACTG
The nucleotide sequence above comes from Macaca nemestrina isolate mMacNem1 chromosome 4, mMacNem.hap1, whole genome shotgun sequence. Encoded proteins:
- the LOC105474993 gene encoding cTAGE family member 8-like, which codes for MEEPGATPQPYLGLVLEELRRDVAALPESRRPYSNPYGFPWELVVCAAVVGFFAVPLFLWRAFRSVRSRLYVGREKQLAATLSGLIEEKCKLLEKFSLIQKEYEAYEAESSLQDASFEKVAAEARSLEATCEKLNRSNSELEDEILCLEKEFKEEKSKHSQQDELMADISKKIQALEDESKFLKSQIAEAKIICKIFNMSEERREIAIQDALNENSQLQESQKRLLQEAEVWKEQVSELNKQKITFEDSKAHAEQVLNDKENHIKTLTGRLLKMKDRAAVLGEDITDDDNSELEVNGESENGAYLDDPPTGALKKLIHAAKLNVSLKTSEGERNHILIELSEVDKTKEELTEHIKNLQTQQASLQSENMYFESENQKLQQKLKIMTEFYQENEMKLHRKLTVEENFRIQEEEKLSKVEKKISHTTEGLETYGKLAKDLEEELKRTINFYQRQVISYEKKGHDNWLAAQTAERNLNDLRKENAHNRQKLTETEFKFELLEKDPCAPDASNTAFGREHSPCGPSPLGQPSSETRAFLSPQTVLEGPLRPSPVLPEGGGRGPRGPGNPLDHQITNDRGEPGCDTLTDPHRAPPDTGSLSSPWEQDRRMTFPPPGQSHPDSALPPQREDRFYSNSDGLSGPAELRSFNMPSLDKMDGSMLSEMESSRNDAKDDPGNLNVPDSSLPAENKATGTGFVPPPLAPIRGPSFPVNTRGPFMRRGPPFPPPPPGTMFGASRGYYPPRDFPGPPRAPFAVRNIYPPRGFPPYLHPRPGFYPNPTF